Proteins from a single region of Sphaerochaeta globosa str. Buddy:
- a CDS encoding tripartite tricarboxylate transporter permease: MNNWELLMQGFSVAFTFSNAMAAFIGSLLGIVVGAMPGIGAAAGISMLLPMTFKMSPTAGIIMLAGIYYGNMYGGAYSATLLNIPGDTPAVVTALDGYQLTLKGKAGKSLATGNYASFIGGSIGIVFLTIFGPLLAEIGLKFGPAEVAALIFLALTSIGWLLGDDPVKGLVTACLGILLSTIGIDGASGNARYNFGSLNLIGGITFVPLVIGMFGFSQVLEMISDSKDFKVDGVKKLSIRESMLSWAEFKEIFWPSVRSGVLGNFIGFLPGAGATTGSFLAYILEKRIGKKRHTLGTGEITGVAVSEAANNAAAVGSFAPLLSLGIPGSSTSAVLLGGLMMWGLRPGPLLFESNPDFVWGLISSMYFGNILCLVAGMAVLPFLVSFLKISKRVMIPIIMVICLVGSYAVGNSIFDMGVMVTAGVVAFYLKKQAFPSSPVLLAFVLAPRLEVSMRQALSISQGSLWVFFEKPISAVILICTFALLLFPVIQKLIAFSKARKN; the protein is encoded by the coding sequence ATGAACAATTGGGAATTATTGATGCAAGGCTTCTCAGTCGCATTTACGTTCAGTAATGCGATGGCGGCATTTATTGGATCTCTGCTGGGTATTGTAGTTGGTGCGATGCCTGGAATCGGGGCTGCAGCGGGTATCTCCATGTTGCTGCCTATGACATTTAAAATGAGTCCAACGGCAGGAATCATCATGCTTGCCGGCATCTACTATGGAAATATGTATGGCGGTGCGTACAGTGCCACCCTGTTGAATATCCCCGGCGATACTCCAGCAGTGGTGACCGCCCTCGATGGATACCAGCTGACATTGAAAGGAAAAGCGGGCAAGTCCCTGGCTACCGGCAACTATGCCTCATTCATCGGTGGGAGCATCGGTATTGTCTTTTTGACCATTTTCGGCCCGCTTCTGGCGGAAATCGGTCTGAAATTCGGACCGGCAGAAGTAGCCGCCCTGATTTTCCTTGCTCTGACCTCAATCGGTTGGCTGCTCGGCGACGATCCGGTCAAGGGTCTGGTGACAGCATGCCTTGGCATCCTGCTTTCAACCATCGGCATCGACGGGGCTTCAGGCAACGCCCGTTACAACTTCGGCAGCCTCAACCTCATCGGCGGCATCACCTTCGTTCCGTTGGTGATCGGCATGTTCGGTTTCAGCCAAGTCCTGGAGATGATCAGCGATTCCAAGGATTTCAAGGTCGATGGAGTGAAGAAGCTTTCCATTCGTGAAAGCATGCTGAGCTGGGCTGAGTTCAAGGAAATTTTCTGGCCGTCGGTACGAAGCGGCGTGTTGGGTAACTTCATCGGTTTTCTTCCCGGTGCAGGAGCAACCACCGGATCCTTCCTTGCCTATATCCTGGAGAAGCGCATTGGAAAGAAACGACATACGCTGGGAACAGGCGAGATTACCGGTGTCGCGGTTTCCGAAGCTGCAAACAATGCAGCTGCTGTAGGTTCTTTTGCACCGTTGCTTTCATTGGGCATCCCTGGATCCTCCACCAGTGCGGTTCTTCTTGGAGGTTTGATGATGTGGGGGCTGAGGCCCGGCCCGCTGTTGTTCGAGTCGAATCCGGATTTTGTCTGGGGCCTGATCAGTTCCATGTATTTCGGCAATATACTCTGTCTAGTTGCCGGTATGGCGGTTCTCCCGTTTCTGGTGTCTTTCCTCAAGATTTCCAAACGAGTCATGATTCCCATTATTATGGTGATCTGTCTCGTAGGTTCCTATGCGGTAGGCAACAGCATCTTTGACATGGGTGTCATGGTGACTGCAGGGGTGGTGGCCTTTTATTTGAAGAAACAGGCATTCCCGTCCTCTCCTGTGTTGTTGGCTTTTGTATTGGCACCTCGGCTGGAGGTCTCGATGCGCCAGGCTCTCAGTATTTCACAAGGAAGCCTTTGGGTATTCTTCGAGAAACCGATATCTGCGGTGATTCTGATTTGCACCTTTGCTCTGCTGCTTTTTCCTGTGATACAGAAACTGATTGCTTTCTCAAAAGCCCGCAAGAACTGA
- a CDS encoding tripartite tricarboxylate transporter TctB family protein, translated as MELAINLIIFLLSGYWCQQGLMVYTFWNKNQPGSGFIPVIFSVILMIFSCVLLIKEIKRIRMNHRQTSQTASTFSLSRIRPLLPVVYTIAAIVVFRFAGVVVSMFLTSFIWLLFISKVRLSKSLIISVIVTLLVYLIFVVWLRIPFPRSIFGF; from the coding sequence ATGGAACTAGCAATCAACCTCATTATCTTTCTGCTGTCGGGATATTGGTGTCAGCAAGGTTTGATGGTGTATACGTTTTGGAATAAGAATCAGCCGGGCAGCGGATTCATCCCGGTCATATTCTCTGTAATATTGATGATTTTCTCCTGCGTTCTCCTAATCAAGGAAATCAAGCGGATTCGCATGAATCACCGTCAAACATCTCAAACAGCGAGTACCTTTTCCTTGTCCCGCATTCGTCCACTGCTTCCAGTGGTGTATACCATTGCTGCCATTGTGGTGTTCCGCTTTGCCGGAGTAGTGGTTTCGATGTTCCTTACATCGTTCATCTGGCTGCTTTTCATCAGTAAAGTACGCCTGTCCAAATCTCTGATCATCTCGGTCATCGTGACGCTGCTGGTGTACCTGATCTTTGTCGTGTGGCTGAGGATTCCCTTTCCTCGCAGCATATTCGGTTTCTAG